A region from the Desulfovibrio sp. genome encodes:
- a CDS encoding HD domain-containing phosphohydrolase, with the protein MEVVLRGVRGSIAVPAPAMSFYGGNTSCVELRSDNGALVFFDAGTGLRQAGESLPESGTCHLFISHGHTDHIQGLGFFPPLHSPRWTTHIYIPAWLEDVLDNHFAHGMFPIPFSDFAGNVVRHSLEPGDEVHPADGVAVAAIAANHPGGALAYRVCADNAVFVYSGDYEITHAPEVQQAARELLEGADLAVVDSMYSQASYIEGWGHSRWEDWRDLGHAAGTGCIVLSHHAPDMTDAQIDALQREALQSCHASGQRLCFAREGMRFSLPMPRQQACGECGLVQFSDWLDRFLDDLSKYQDENTLLDRILAKSREITRADAGTIFLVDGEDLLFAYTHNDSLFSVNTASKFAYSSARLPINPHSIAGYAACTGEMLNIVDVRALPKDLPFSFREDFDKATGYHTESMLVVPFHDHAGRISGVMQLINSLDPRTGKPRKFTHDMERHIRVLAREIANILERSHQVRASINRLVRLASVHDPLETGPHAERVGAIAAEMYQVRANRLCLDPDVTLHVKSQIRLAAMLHDIGKVGVSDLLLKKPGKLSDEEMAVMRSHTVIGAGILEAEAQSGGFMTFAREIAHHHHQKWNGKGYAGPSDAGRLEGEDIPLAARITAIADVFDALVSPRSYKAAWPHEKALALLREEAGSHFDPQLVECLEEIMDVVAKIYERFPDAEPEQTNRDTAS; encoded by the coding sequence ATGGAAGTAGTGCTCAGAGGCGTGCGCGGCAGCATTGCCGTGCCAGCTCCGGCCATGTCATTTTACGGTGGCAACACCTCATGCGTTGAACTGCGCTCCGACAACGGGGCGCTTGTCTTTTTTGATGCTGGCACCGGTTTGCGGCAAGCTGGCGAAAGCCTGCCTGAAAGCGGCACCTGCCATCTTTTTATTTCGCACGGGCACACAGACCACATCCAGGGGCTGGGGTTCTTTCCGCCCCTGCATTCCCCCCGCTGGACAACCCACATCTATATTCCCGCCTGGCTTGAGGACGTGCTGGACAATCACTTTGCCCACGGCATGTTCCCCATACCGTTCAGCGACTTTGCCGGAAACGTTGTGCGGCACAGCCTTGAACCCGGTGACGAGGTGCATCCCGCCGATGGGGTCGCGGTTGCGGCCATAGCGGCCAATCATCCCGGCGGCGCGCTTGCCTACAGGGTTTGCGCCGACAATGCCGTTTTTGTGTACTCCGGCGATTATGAAATCACCCACGCCCCAGAGGTGCAGCAGGCCGCGCGCGAATTGCTTGAGGGCGCGGATCTGGCCGTTGTGGACAGCATGTACAGCCAGGCCAGCTATATTGAAGGCTGGGGGCATTCCCGTTGGGAAGACTGGCGTGATCTGGGCCATGCCGCCGGAACGGGCTGCATAGTGCTTTCACATCATGCGCCGGACATGACAGACGCGCAGATAGACGCGCTACAGCGTGAGGCTCTGCAAAGTTGCCATGCAAGCGGGCAACGTCTGTGCTTTGCGCGTGAGGGCATGCGGTTCAGCCTGCCCATGCCCAGGCAGCAGGCCTGCGGAGAATGTGGTCTGGTTCAGTTCAGCGACTGGCTCGACAGGTTTCTGGATGACCTTTCGAAGTATCAGGACGAAAACACGCTGCTCGACCGCATACTTGCCAAATCCCGAGAGATCACGCGGGCAGATGCCGGAACCATTTTTCTTGTTGATGGGGAAGACCTGCTCTTTGCCTACACGCACAATGACAGTCTATTTTCTGTAAACACAGCCTCAAAGTTCGCCTATTCCTCGGCGCGCCTGCCCATCAATCCTCATTCAATTGCGGGCTATGCTGCCTGCACGGGCGAAATGCTCAATATTGTGGATGTGCGCGCCTTACCGAAGGATTTGCCGTTTTCGTTCCGCGAGGATTTTGACAAGGCAACGGGATACCACACGGAATCCATGCTTGTTGTGCCTTTTCACGACCACGCGGGGCGCATCTCGGGCGTGATGCAGCTCATCAACAGCCTTGATCCGCGCACGGGCAAGCCCCGCAAGTTCACTCACGATATGGAGCGGCATATACGGGTGCTGGCCCGCGAAATTGCCAATATCCTTGAACGCAGCCATCAGGTGCGGGCAAGCATTAACCGGCTTGTGCGGCTGGCATCCGTGCATGACCCGCTTGAAACTGGCCCCCATGCCGAGCGCGTGGGCGCCATTGCCGCAGAAATGTATCAGGTACGGGCCAACCGCCTGTGCCTTGACCCGGACGTGACCCTGCACGTCAAAAGCCAGATACGCCTTGCCGCCATGCTGCACGACATAGGCAAGGTGGGCGTGAGCGATCTGCTGCTGAAAAAGCCGGGCAAGCTCTCTGATGAAGAAATGGCCGTCATGCGGTCGCATACGGTTATCGGCGCGGGCATTCTGGAGGCAGAGGCCCAGAGTGGCGGATTCATGACCTTTGCCCGCGAGATAGCCCACCATCACCACCAGAAATGGAACGGCAAGGGCTATGCAGGCCCGAGCGACGCAGGCAGGCTGGAAGGGGAGGATATCCCCCTTGCGGCACGTATAACCGCCATTGCCGATGTGTTTGACGCGCTGGTTTCTCCCCGTTCGTACAAGGCCGCATGGCCGCATGAAAAGGCTCTTGCCCTCCTGCGTGAGGAGGCTGGCAGCCATTTTGACCCCCAGCTTGTGGAATGCCTTGAAGAAATCATGGACGTTGTCGCCAAAATTTATGAGCGCTTTCCTGATGCGGAGCCGGAACAGACAAACCGCGATACTGCTTCATGA
- a CDS encoding adenylate/guanylate cyclase domain-containing protein: MNIAVALKRLLRQPWLFTALVGLCGGLAMLALYVVQPAALQRLDLRIYDALLPLRRQSEPSPVPLVVDIDEEALARYGQWPWPRYLVADLVDRLARNGVASIGLDIMFAEPDRTSPTRMRAGLYRDRGVTLEIVGLPSFLADFDTLLAASVRAAPVVLGAFARYAGEAYSGPMPQPPAMIARGGKDAPPFDAYLPSAAGAVLPLPQLFAEAPVGFVNVSPDADGLVRQVPLLLRLGDAVYPSLALQALMRALGTDALRLYTGPDGLFSVAAGEFKIPVSREGYMLVPFQGGRHTYRYISAAKVLDGSAKRDDIDGCIAFVGTSAPGLADIRATPFDRVMPGVEVHAAAIDAMISGNFVQLPSWGPGAQALIIAFVTCAATLAFGFAGPRVYVPSSLALMGATVVASRQLFMGGLFLSPLYGLLTTLLCGGLLLSVRFWQEEKQKIVLRRAFSRYVSPEVVKRISKRQGDLLAGENRELSILFTDIRGFTSLSESLSPQDVVQLLNRYFTPMTAIVRSRQGTLDKFIGDALMAFWNAPLDVPGHPTLAVDAALSMQEQLEALNGEIEASFGIRLAMGAGIHTGQAYVGNMGSDDLINYTLIGDNVNLASRLEGLCKRYGAPVVVSGDTREGCGDAFAFVHLDVLRVKGKTKPVSIYWPMRPGTDAIFQAAMPQWSAARALYGKGDFAKAAAGFAALAKRYPAVRLFGLYHERSLMLAQNPPAQWDGIWTMEGK, translated from the coding sequence ATGAACATTGCCGTTGCCTTGAAACGGCTGCTGCGGCAGCCGTGGCTTTTCACCGCCCTTGTGGGGCTGTGCGGCGGCCTTGCCATGCTGGCGCTGTATGTGGTGCAGCCTGCGGCGCTGCAACGCCTTGATCTGAGAATTTACGATGCGCTGCTGCCCCTGCGGCGGCAAAGCGAGCCTTCTCCTGTACCTCTTGTTGTCGATATAGACGAGGAAGCTCTGGCCCGGTACGGGCAGTGGCCTTGGCCCCGGTATCTGGTGGCAGACCTTGTGGACAGACTGGCGCGAAACGGCGTTGCCTCCATCGGGCTGGACATCATGTTTGCAGAGCCGGACAGAACCTCGCCAACGCGCATGCGCGCGGGGCTTTATCGAGACAGGGGCGTGACGCTGGAAATTGTGGGCCTGCCCTCGTTTTTGGCGGATTTTGATACCTTGCTTGCTGCCTCCGTGCGCGCTGCGCCCGTGGTGTTGGGCGCGTTTGCCCGCTATGCGGGCGAGGCGTATTCCGGCCCCATGCCCCAGCCTCCGGCCATGATAGCGCGCGGCGGCAAGGATGCCCCCCCATTCGATGCCTATTTGCCTTCAGCGGCAGGCGCTGTTTTGCCCTTGCCGCAGCTGTTTGCAGAGGCCCCCGTGGGTTTTGTGAATGTATCGCCCGATGCGGATGGTCTCGTGCGGCAGGTTCCGCTGCTCCTCAGGCTTGGCGATGCCGTTTACCCCTCGCTGGCTTTGCAGGCCCTCATGCGCGCGCTGGGGACAGATGCCCTGCGGCTGTATACCGGGCCGGACGGGCTTTTCAGCGTGGCGGCGGGGGAGTTCAAGATTCCGGTTTCGCGCGAGGGCTATATGCTGGTTCCCTTTCAGGGGGGGCGGCATACCTATCGGTATATCAGCGCGGCCAAGGTGCTGGATGGCAGTGCAAAGCGGGATGATATTGACGGTTGTATCGCCTTTGTGGGCACTTCCGCACCCGGTCTGGCCGACATCCGCGCAACGCCCTTTGACAGGGTGATGCCGGGGGTGGAGGTGCATGCGGCGGCCATAGACGCCATGATCAGCGGCAATTTTGTGCAGTTGCCATCCTGGGGGCCGGGGGCGCAGGCCTTGATAATCGCCTTTGTGACCTGCGCGGCAACGCTTGCCTTTGGCTTTGCCGGGCCGCGCGTATATGTGCCGTCCTCCTTGGCGCTGATGGGCGCTACGGTCGTGGCTTCACGCCAGCTGTTTATGGGGGGCCTCTTTCTCTCGCCCCTCTATGGTCTGCTCACCACCCTGCTGTGCGGCGGTTTGCTGCTGAGTGTGCGCTTCTGGCAGGAGGAAAAGCAGAAAATCGTTCTGCGCCGGGCGTTTTCGCGCTATGTGTCGCCGGAGGTGGTCAAGCGGATCAGCAAGCGGCAGGGCGATCTGCTGGCTGGCGAAAACCGCGAGCTTTCTATCCTGTTCACGGATATTCGGGGTTTTACGAGCCTTTCTGAATCGCTTTCGCCTCAGGATGTGGTGCAGCTGCTGAATCGCTATTTTACGCCCATGACGGCCATTGTGCGTAGTCGGCAGGGAACGCTGGACAAGTTCATCGGTGATGCGCTCATGGCCTTCTGGAACGCGCCCCTTGATGTGCCGGGCCATCCCACGCTGGCGGTGGACGCCGCACTGAGCATGCAAGAGCAGCTTGAGGCGCTGAACGGCGAAATTGAGGCGAGCTTTGGCATACGGCTTGCGATGGGCGCGGGCATTCACACCGGGCAGGCCTACGTGGGCAACATGGGGTCAGACGACCTCATCAACTACACCCTCATAGGCGACAACGTAAATCTGGCCTCGCGCCTTGAGGGGCTGTGCAAACGTTATGGCGCGCCCGTGGTGGTGAGCGGAGATACCAGGGAAGGCTGCGGGGATGCCTTTGCCTTTGTTCATCTTGACGTGCTGCGCGTGAAGGGCAAGACGAAGCCCGTCAGCATCTACTGGCCCATGAGGCCGGGTACGGATGCAATTTTTCAGGCGGCTATGCCGCAATGGAGCGCGGCGCGCGCGCTGTATGGAAAGGGGGATTTTGCCAAGGCAGCGGCTGGTTTTGCCGCGCTGGCAAAAAGGTATCCAGCCGTGCGCCTGTTTGGTCTGTATCATGAGCGCTCGCTCATGCTTGCGCAGAATCCACCTGCCCAGTGGGACGGCATCTGGACAATGGAAGGCAAGTAG
- a CDS encoding FecR family protein, giving the protein MIRSLLGRGALALCLTLLAGGVCTAKDVGQVISFKAGVTAQRDGQAVPLDMKSPVGDRDTLTTDATGRAQILFDDDTTVSLGSNTSMSLETVVAEGANPAFKARMGQGIARFITGKIVEKNPDGFSVVTPDATVGIRGTMLSVKVDIAGTTVCVANTSKEVFVNGVRVPSGFKITLPQGTVTPMTPADHNLISESVAANRPASGGTAQLAPPSPVMGNPITPTTLAQTPIVAQALGEGFRQTGNANVSGSLTSDGYTGSFSFLVNLTNGNVSNGVMRSGNSDVTPNPLTGGSGSISGSSLNVSGFADGSITGSMSGSASRNTSGLSVSGGYAIRNSDGVQESGSFSGKQR; this is encoded by the coding sequence ATGATTCGTTCATTGCTGGGGCGCGGGGCTTTGGCCCTGTGCCTGACGTTGCTGGCTGGGGGTGTATGCACGGCCAAGGATGTGGGACAGGTTATTTCCTTCAAGGCTGGCGTTACTGCCCAAAGGGATGGACAGGCCGTGCCGCTGGACATGAAAAGCCCGGTTGGGGATCGGGATACGCTGACGACAGACGCCACGGGTCGGGCGCAGATTCTTTTTGACGACGACACTACAGTGTCGCTTGGTTCCAACACGTCCATGAGCCTTGAAACTGTGGTCGCTGAAGGCGCGAATCCTGCCTTCAAGGCCAGAATGGGGCAGGGCATAGCCCGGTTTATCACGGGCAAGATTGTGGAAAAAAATCCTGACGGGTTTTCTGTGGTCACGCCGGATGCTACCGTTGGCATTCGCGGCACCATGCTTTCCGTTAAAGTGGATATCGCCGGCACAACCGTGTGTGTAGCCAATACCTCCAAAGAGGTTTTTGTTAACGGTGTGCGGGTGCCGTCCGGTTTCAAGATCACCTTGCCGCAGGGTACGGTTACCCCCATGACGCCAGCAGACCACAACCTGATATCTGAAAGCGTGGCAGCCAACAGACCCGCCTCTGGCGGAACCGCGCAGCTGGCGCCGCCTTCCCCCGTAATGGGGAACCCAATTACGCCAACGACCCTGGCGCAGACGCCCATTGTTGCGCAGGCGCTGGGCGAGGGATTCCGGCAAACGGGCAACGCCAATGTGTCGGGTTCGCTGACAAGTGATGGGTACACAGGATCGTTCAGTTTCCTGGTTAATCTGACAAACGGCAATGTGAGCAACGGGGTCATGCGGTCTGGTAATTCGGACGTTACTCCTAACCCTCTCACAGGAGGAAGCGGCAGTATTAGCGGTTCAAGCCTTAATGTATCGGGGTTTGCTGACGGTTCTATTACGGGAAGTATGAGTGGGTCAGCATCGCGAAATACATCCGGATTATCTGTTTCGGGTGGGTACGCTATCCGCAATTCCGACGGTGTTCAAGAATCTGGCTCGTTTTCCGGCAAGCAACGATAG
- a CDS encoding tetratricopeptide repeat protein, whose amino-acid sequence MICNPFRLLQLCCRFALVPLCMLLLVSTAIAADDSPALRTAVGSAKADAAALMQQGKYASAYDMYMRLLREAPDDDEINLNLARSSMRSGRYNQAVMAYERLTEKYPSEPVLYSELAQAYMALEDRVSAEQAMATMRSLNPNINKADNDRLLDSLEKRYDHWQVHGKLHTGLLYDSNATFGPSSTTMDMGVWRVTLPDAEAKSTFGAYLGANLDVGWKSERDTPWWIVGDAQGMARGNGDSSLDDVHSRTSEWGRAAVGLRHLAPSTMFDLRLKSEVFDYQWYQNVTASGPEATWLWAVTPSWHLITRGTLDSRAYSRDGDRNGAYWTLGQYVRRFFGESNHEIMVGLSYVGGNTPEKADYCYTGWEASARLSLKLPKGFEFAPFVSFENDWYNGPATALETSNRLDQKWRTGAALTWHITDAWSVETSYQYTHNNSESPLYRYDQSLVSLGVAWSF is encoded by the coding sequence ATGATATGTAATCCATTCCGCCTGTTGCAGCTCTGCTGTAGGTTCGCGCTGGTGCCCCTGTGCATGCTTTTGCTGGTCAGTACCGCCATCGCCGCAGATGATTCACCCGCTCTGCGCACTGCGGTGGGATCCGCAAAGGCGGATGCTGCTGCTCTCATGCAACAGGGCAAATATGCTTCCGCATACGACATGTACATGCGCCTGCTGCGTGAAGCACCGGACGATGATGAAATCAACCTTAATCTGGCGCGCAGCTCCATGCGCAGCGGGCGGTACAATCAGGCCGTAATGGCCTATGAGCGCCTCACGGAAAAGTATCCGTCGGAACCGGTGCTCTACAGCGAGCTGGCACAGGCCTACATGGCGCTTGAAGACCGTGTAAGCGCGGAGCAAGCCATGGCAACCATGCGGTCGCTGAATCCCAACATCAACAAGGCTGATAATGACCGACTGCTTGATTCGCTTGAAAAGCGCTACGATCACTGGCAGGTGCACGGCAAACTCCACACTGGTCTGCTGTACGACTCCAACGCTACATTTGGCCCCTCAAGTACCACCATGGACATGGGGGTTTGGCGCGTAACCCTGCCGGATGCGGAAGCCAAAAGCACATTTGGCGCGTATCTTGGGGCAAACCTTGATGTGGGCTGGAAGTCCGAGCGGGACACGCCATGGTGGATCGTGGGTGATGCGCAGGGCATGGCGCGCGGTAATGGAGATTCATCGCTTGATGATGTACACAGCCGCACTTCTGAATGGGGCAGGGCGGCGGTGGGCCTTCGCCACCTCGCGCCCTCAACCATGTTTGATCTGCGCCTTAAGAGCGAAGTTTTTGATTATCAGTGGTACCAGAATGTCACGGCATCCGGCCCGGAAGCGACCTGGCTTTGGGCGGTCACGCCCTCATGGCATCTCATTACGCGCGGTACCCTGGATTCGCGGGCATACTCGCGGGACGGCGACCGCAACGGCGCGTACTGGACACTGGGCCAGTATGTTCGGCGTTTTTTTGGCGAGAGCAACCATGAAATTATGGTTGGTCTGAGTTACGTGGGCGGCAATACGCCGGAGAAGGCCGATTACTGCTACACTGGATGGGAAGCCAGCGCCCGGCTTTCACTCAAACTACCCAAGGGCTTTGAGTTCGCCCCCTTTGTTTCCTTTGAAAACGACTGGTACAACGGCCCGGCAACGGCCCTTGAAACGTCCAACAGGCTTGACCAGAAATGGCGCACCGGCGCGGCCCTTACGTGGCATATTACCGATGCCTGGTCTGTTGAAACTTCGTACCAGTATACACACAACAACTCAGAAAGCCCGCTGTACAGATACGACCAGTCCCTTGTTTCACTGGGGGTTGCCTGGTCGTTCTAG
- a CDS encoding ACT domain-containing protein → MKTEQLSVFLENRAGRLAEVTHTLAEAGINIRALSLADTSDFGILRMIVCDHDKAKVVLKEKGFTLGRTSVVAVEVPDVPGGLDSVLQTVSKNGINVEYMYAFVQREAESAVMIFRFDKVDQAIEVLKAHNFVIIPAERLCAR, encoded by the coding sequence ATGAAAACGGAACAGCTTTCAGTTTTTCTGGAAAACCGGGCCGGGCGTCTGGCCGAGGTTACGCATACACTGGCAGAGGCTGGCATTAACATTCGCGCGCTCTCGCTGGCCGATACTTCTGATTTCGGCATTCTGCGCATGATTGTATGCGATCATGATAAAGCCAAGGTTGTTTTGAAGGAAAAGGGGTTTACCCTTGGCCGCACCAGCGTTGTGGCCGTGGAAGTTCCCGATGTCCCCGGCGGCCTTGATTCCGTGCTTCAGACGGTTTCCAAGAACGGCATCAACGTGGAATACATGTACGCCTTCGTGCAGCGCGAAGCCGAAAGCGCCGTCATGATCTTCCGCTTTGACAAGGTCGATCAGGCCATTGAAGTGCTCAAGGCCCACAACTTTGTCATTATCCCGGCTGAGCGCCTATGCGCCCGCTAG
- a CDS encoding twin-arginine translocase TatA/TatE family subunit: MFGVSMPELLLLLVVVLLVFGSNKLPEIGGGLGRAIRNFRRSSTEPDEIDITPKDKKQPTSTDDPNHKA; the protein is encoded by the coding sequence ATGTTCGGCGTAAGCATGCCTGAATTATTGCTCTTACTTGTTGTGGTTCTGCTTGTTTTCGGGTCGAACAAACTGCCGGAAATCGGCGGTGGGCTGGGTCGGGCAATCCGCAACTTTCGCCGCTCCTCGACCGAGCCGGATGAAATTGACATAACCCCCAAGGATAAAAAGCAGCCCACGTCTACTGACGATCCCAATCACAAGGCATAG
- the rho gene encoding transcription termination factor Rho has product MRKKKATSTLLTDSALSLTDLKTRSMQELMELAEQYEIENASSMRKQELIFALLSTCASQNGAIYGDGVLEILPDGFGFLRSPLCSYMPGPDDIYVSPSQIRRFSLRKGDIVSGQIRPPKEGERYFALLKVTEIGFEPPEHAKNLVLFDNLTPIYPDRQLVMENGEKNLSNRVIDIMAPIGCGQRGLIVAPPRTGKTILLQALANAINANNPDVYLIVLLIDERPEEVTDMERTVKKAEVISSTFDEPPQRHVQVCEMVLEKAKRLVERKRDVVILLDSITRLGRAYNAVTPSSGRVLSGGLDANALQRPKRFFGAARNIEEGGSLTIIATALIDTGSRMDEVIFEEFKGTGNMEIYLDRHLSEKRVFPAIDINRTGTRKEDLLLADDVLNRVWILRKILAPMSSIDSMEFLLDKMRATKSNKDFMNAMGK; this is encoded by the coding sequence ATGCGCAAAAAGAAAGCTACTTCCACACTGTTGACCGACAGCGCCTTGAGCCTCACGGATCTGAAGACGCGTAGCATGCAGGAACTCATGGAGCTGGCTGAGCAGTATGAAATTGAAAATGCCAGTTCCATGCGTAAGCAGGAACTCATTTTCGCTCTGCTTTCCACCTGTGCTTCACAAAACGGCGCCATTTACGGTGATGGCGTGCTTGAAATTCTGCCCGATGGCTTTGGCTTTTTGCGGTCGCCGCTGTGCAGCTATATGCCCGGCCCGGACGACATCTACGTGTCGCCCTCGCAGATCAGGCGGTTTTCCTTACGCAAGGGCGATATAGTTTCCGGTCAGATCCGCCCCCCCAAGGAGGGCGAACGCTACTTTGCCCTGCTCAAGGTCACCGAGATCGGCTTTGAACCGCCGGAACACGCTAAAAATCTTGTTCTGTTCGACAACCTCACGCCAATCTATCCTGACCGCCAGCTCGTCATGGAAAATGGCGAGAAAAATCTTTCCAACCGCGTAATCGACATCATGGCCCCCATTGGCTGCGGGCAGCGCGGCCTCATCGTGGCCCCTCCGCGCACGGGTAAAACAATCCTGCTCCAGGCGCTGGCCAATGCCATTAATGCCAACAACCCCGATGTGTACCTCATTGTGCTTTTGATTGACGAGCGCCCGGAAGAAGTCACCGACATGGAGCGCACAGTCAAAAAGGCCGAGGTTATCAGCTCCACCTTTGACGAACCGCCGCAGCGCCACGTGCAGGTGTGCGAAATGGTGCTTGAAAAAGCCAAGCGCCTTGTGGAACGCAAGCGCGACGTTGTCATCCTGCTCGACTCCATCACCCGCCTGGGGCGCGCGTATAACGCTGTTACCCCTTCTTCCGGCCGGGTGCTCTCCGGTGGTCTTGACGCCAACGCCCTGCAACGGCCCAAACGCTTTTTTGGCGCGGCCCGCAATATTGAAGAAGGCGGCAGCCTCACCATCATCGCTACGGCGCTTATCGACACGGGTTCCCGCATGGATGAAGTTATCTTTGAAGAGTTCAAAGGTACCGGCAACATGGAAATCTACCTCGACCGCCACCTTTCGGAAAAACGCGTCTTCCCCGCCATCGACATCAACCGCACGGGCACCCGCAAGGAAGACCTGCTGCTGGCCGACGATGTGCTCAACCGCGTGTGGATTCTGCGCAAGATTCTTGCGCCCATGTCTTCCATCGACAGTATGGAATTTTTGCTGGACAAAATGCGCGCGACCAAATCCAACAAGGATTTCATGAACGCCATGGGCAAGTAA
- a CDS encoding CarD family transcriptional regulator, which yields MFTPDDLVVYPAQGVGQIERIDSKTVGGLVCELYIVRIRANNVTLMVPVNNAAHVGLRTLTPKDEASTILESLRNDSGKVVYTGQNWNRRFREYSERLKSPSLAIVAEVLRELLLIGRSKELSFGERRLQEQAMGLVTGELSEVLEIAEDKVRDELLEIYAPPPAPEEPAS from the coding sequence ATGTTCACTCCGGACGATCTCGTTGTATATCCTGCCCAAGGTGTGGGCCAAATAGAACGCATAGACAGCAAAACCGTTGGGGGGCTTGTCTGTGAGCTCTATATTGTGCGCATTCGGGCAAACAACGTCACGCTGATGGTTCCGGTGAACAATGCCGCCCATGTGGGTCTGCGCACCCTCACGCCCAAGGATGAAGCCTCCACGATTCTTGAATCGCTCCGCAATGATTCAGGCAAGGTTGTGTACACGGGCCAGAACTGGAACCGCCGCTTCCGCGAATACTCCGAGCGGCTCAAAAGCCCCAGCCTTGCCATTGTAGCCGAAGTGCTGCGCGAGCTGCTGCTTATTGGCCGCAGCAAGGAACTTTCTTTTGGCGAAAGGCGGCTTCAGGAGCAGGCCATGGGCCTTGTGACCGGCGAATTGTCAGAAGTTCTGGAAATCGCAGAAGACAAGGTGCGCGACGAACTGCTTGAAATCTACGCGCCCCCGCCAGCTCCCGAAGAACCCGCCAGCTAG
- the pth gene encoding aminoacyl-tRNA hydrolase: protein MDYKGVIVGLGNPGAKYDHTRHNCGFDFVSYLVDVAARDGEASQQSGGKFSCELWRLRLPKLGGLWLAAKPQTFMNLSGQCVQPLLAWHKLKPHDLVVVHDELDIPAGELRFKLGGGNAGHNGLKSITELLGTPDFYRLRMGIGRPPHKGDVTNWVLGRPEGEDAKNIENSMELAADTLFAFADKGLDSAVRAARKAS, encoded by the coding sequence ATGGACTATAAAGGCGTTATCGTAGGTCTGGGCAATCCCGGCGCCAAATACGACCATACACGTCATAACTGCGGCTTTGATTTTGTGAGCTATCTTGTGGACGTTGCCGCCAGAGACGGCGAAGCGAGCCAGCAGAGCGGCGGCAAATTTTCATGCGAATTGTGGCGCTTGCGCCTGCCAAAGCTTGGGGGCTTGTGGCTTGCGGCCAAACCGCAGACATTCATGAACCTGAGCGGTCAGTGCGTGCAGCCGCTGCTCGCCTGGCACAAGCTCAAACCGCATGATCTTGTTGTTGTGCATGACGAGCTGGACATCCCCGCCGGGGAGCTTCGCTTCAAGCTTGGCGGGGGTAATGCCGGGCACAATGGTCTGAAATCCATCACAGAACTTTTGGGAACGCCAGATTTTTACCGCCTGCGCATGGGCATTGGCCGCCCGCCGCACAAGGGTGACGTGACAAACTGGGTGCTGGGGCGACCTGAAGGCGAAGATGCAAAAAACATTGAAAATTCGATGGAACTTGCCGCCGATACATTGTTCGCCTTTGCCGATAAAGGGCTCGACAGCGCTGTTCGTGCTGCGCGAAAGGCCTCCTGA
- a CDS encoding alpha/beta fold hydrolase, translating to MNKPAFVTHKLSAHNRELRLELWPNHGAGVMLFYPGTMLSPIQYRPMIAALQQAGFAVAAVHFTGHGLNRHRADFSFDDLRQNCLDAELWLRDAGHVHIAVCGHSQGGILALAHAAASPGLTAAFPITGVLPQMREAIYLTRFAGLADRRADIERIFCRLARWLPWLPLPLQAYLDSWRIISGARRTVSNRRKTRLTYPLSFLASLFNTRLPESLRCPLYFFSAQNDALFTPAIIQATFDCLKAPSKKLIWLPGGGHLAAMNPPLCRFMARTAASVCAGLGLPLHLSAYKSPLEAY from the coding sequence ATGAACAAACCAGCCTTTGTCACGCACAAGCTGTCTGCCCATAACCGGGAACTGCGGCTCGAACTCTGGCCCAATCATGGGGCCGGGGTCATGCTGTTTTATCCCGGCACCATGCTGTCGCCCATCCAGTACCGGCCCATGATCGCCGCCTTGCAGCAAGCGGGCTTTGCCGTTGCCGCAGTGCATTTTACCGGGCACGGCCTGAACCGCCACCGCGCTGACTTCAGCTTTGACGACCTGCGGCAAAACTGCCTGGACGCCGAGTTATGGCTGCGTGATGCAGGCCATGTCCACATTGCGGTGTGCGGGCACAGCCAGGGCGGCATACTCGCATTGGCGCACGCTGCGGCATCCCCCGGCCTTACGGCGGCATTTCCCATTACCGGTGTGCTGCCCCAGATGCGCGAAGCTATCTATCTGACACGCTTTGCCGGGCTGGCTGACCGCAGAGCGGATATTGAACGTATTTTCTGTAGACTGGCGCGCTGGCTGCCTTGGCTGCCCTTGCCCTTGCAGGCCTATCTGGATTCCTGGCGAATCATTTCCGGCGCGCGGCGAACTGTGAGCAACCGCCGCAAAACACGGCTGACATACCCCCTGAGTTTTCTGGCCAGCCTGTTCAACACGCGTCTGCCCGAGAGCCTACGGTGCCCCCTGTATTTTTTCAGCGCGCAGAACGATGCGCTGTTTACGCCAGCCATCATTCAGGCCACCTTCGACTGCCTCAAGGCACCGTCCAAAAAGCTGATCTGGCTGCCCGGCGGCGGGCATCTGGCTGCCATGAATCCCCCGCTGTGCCGCTTTATGGCCCGCACCGCAGCATCTGTCTGCGCGGGGCTGGGCCTGCCCCTGCACTTGAGCGCATATAAATCGCCTCTGGAGGCGTACTGA